One part of the Anaeromyxobacter sp. Fw109-5 genome encodes these proteins:
- a CDS encoding TAT-variant-translocated molybdopterin oxidoreductase: MPSLGLPIYGQKTALETRRWKSIEELEGRGEAEAGEFPEGAAETPDGFSRRGFLQILGASVALAGLQACKPPREKLVPYVRGPAGVTPSVPVAYATAASEEGYAVGLVVQAFEGRPVKIEGNKLHRASLGGTDAIRQGLVLELYDPARLRGFTKQGRALAWSALLQEIAALGREHDKDGGARLRFLVAPTSSPTLGDLRRRLLERFPKARFVAWSPAAGGAERGGAEIAFGRPLDATYEVAKADVILSLDSDFLATEGEHLRHAREFASRREGERMNRLYVAEPRHSVTGGMADHRLRMRGAEVGAFARAVAAELAGQGLAALKALGAPAAGPHAKAARAIAKDLARARGRSLVVAGARQPPAVHALAAAMNEALGNAGATVQWRAPVLLDAQVGPAPLAELAGELQAGKVDTLVVTAWNPLYTAPADLDLRAAFGKAKNTLVLALRDDETVRAASWKLAASHPLESWGDLRARDGSVSIVQPLITPLHESATELELLAAFVGEGDRGAWRLVRDGWRVRSGAPPAPLPLSGPAAAANPADTNRPRPPDPYDRTWEEWLAAGLLTESAGQPEQASVDGGRVAEALGKLPPPAGGIELGFTPDYKVWDGRHLENAWLQELPDPITKLTWENAAHLSPATAQRLGLSSGDLVELSRGGRSVVAPVLVVPGHADEAVTVALGYGQRAAGPVGHGAGFDAYALRTSDATWFAGGAELKKTGKRTDLAVTQGHFSMEGRAIALALDLGELDHAKPELDEHRGEVPTILQPVDYSGETYKWGMSIDLSRCIGCGACTAACQAENNIPVVGKEQVLRSREMHWIRVDRYFEGPADDPRSVSQPLACVHCEMAPCEYVCPVNATVHSDEGLNEMVYNRCVGTRYCSNNCPYKVRRFNYLDYRGEMAPTLQMLMNPDVTVRSRGVMEKCTYCTQRIQRTRIDARVAGRKIGPDEVVPACGQACPAEAIVFGNLNDPQSRVSRKHADARRYDLLHELGTRPRTAYLVKLRNPNPELA; encoded by the coding sequence ATGCCATCGCTAGGCCTCCCCATCTACGGTCAGAAGACGGCGCTCGAGACGCGCCGCTGGAAGAGCATCGAGGAGCTCGAGGGGCGCGGGGAGGCCGAGGCCGGGGAGTTCCCGGAGGGCGCCGCCGAGACGCCCGACGGGTTCTCTCGCCGCGGCTTCCTCCAGATCCTGGGCGCCTCCGTGGCGCTCGCGGGCCTCCAGGCCTGCAAGCCGCCCCGCGAGAAGCTCGTACCCTACGTGCGCGGGCCGGCCGGGGTGACGCCCAGCGTCCCCGTCGCCTACGCGACGGCCGCGAGCGAGGAGGGCTACGCCGTCGGCCTCGTCGTCCAGGCCTTCGAGGGCCGGCCGGTGAAGATCGAGGGCAACAAGCTCCACCGCGCGAGCCTGGGGGGAACGGACGCCATCCGGCAGGGGCTCGTGCTCGAGCTGTACGACCCGGCGCGCCTGCGCGGCTTCACGAAGCAGGGGCGCGCGCTCGCGTGGTCGGCGCTGCTGCAGGAGATCGCGGCGCTCGGGCGCGAGCACGACAAGGACGGCGGGGCCCGGCTGAGGTTCCTCGTGGCGCCGACCAGCTCGCCGACGCTGGGAGACCTGCGCCGGCGGCTCCTGGAGCGGTTCCCGAAGGCGCGGTTCGTGGCGTGGTCGCCCGCCGCCGGCGGCGCGGAGCGCGGCGGCGCCGAGATCGCCTTCGGCCGCCCGCTCGACGCGACGTACGAGGTCGCCAAGGCGGACGTGATCCTCTCGCTCGACTCGGACTTCCTCGCCACCGAGGGCGAGCACCTGCGCCACGCGCGCGAGTTCGCGTCGCGGCGCGAGGGCGAGCGGATGAACCGCCTCTACGTGGCGGAGCCGCGCCACTCGGTGACCGGCGGCATGGCGGATCACCGGCTGCGCATGCGCGGCGCCGAGGTCGGCGCGTTCGCGCGCGCGGTGGCGGCGGAGCTCGCCGGGCAGGGGCTCGCGGCGCTGAAGGCGCTCGGGGCGCCCGCCGCCGGCCCGCACGCGAAGGCGGCGCGGGCGATCGCGAAGGACCTCGCCCGCGCCAGGGGCCGGTCCCTCGTCGTCGCCGGCGCGCGGCAGCCGCCCGCGGTGCACGCGCTCGCCGCCGCCATGAACGAGGCGCTCGGCAACGCCGGCGCGACGGTGCAGTGGCGCGCGCCGGTGCTGCTCGACGCGCAGGTCGGCCCCGCGCCGCTCGCGGAGCTCGCCGGCGAGCTCCAGGCCGGCAAGGTCGACACGCTCGTCGTCACCGCCTGGAACCCGCTCTACACCGCCCCCGCGGACCTCGACCTGCGCGCCGCGTTCGGCAAGGCGAAGAACACCCTCGTCCTCGCGCTGCGGGACGACGAGACCGTGCGCGCGGCGAGCTGGAAGCTGGCGGCGAGCCACCCGCTGGAGTCGTGGGGAGACCTCCGCGCCCGCGACGGCAGCGTCTCCATCGTGCAGCCGCTCATCACCCCGCTGCACGAGAGCGCCACCGAGCTCGAGCTGCTCGCCGCGTTCGTCGGGGAGGGCGACCGCGGCGCCTGGCGCCTCGTGCGCGACGGCTGGCGCGTCCGCTCCGGCGCGCCGCCCGCGCCGCTGCCGCTCTCCGGGCCGGCCGCGGCGGCGAACCCGGCGGACACGAACCGCCCGCGCCCCCCCGATCCGTACGACCGGACCTGGGAGGAGTGGCTCGCGGCGGGCCTGCTCACCGAGAGCGCCGGCCAGCCCGAGCAGGCGTCGGTCGACGGGGGCCGCGTGGCCGAGGCGCTCGGGAAGCTCCCCCCGCCCGCGGGCGGCATCGAGCTCGGGTTCACCCCCGACTACAAGGTGTGGGACGGCCGGCACCTCGAGAACGCCTGGCTCCAGGAGCTGCCGGACCCGATCACCAAGCTCACCTGGGAGAACGCCGCGCACCTCTCCCCGGCCACCGCGCAGCGGCTCGGCCTCTCCTCCGGCGACCTCGTGGAGCTCTCCCGCGGCGGCCGCAGCGTGGTCGCGCCGGTGCTGGTCGTCCCGGGCCACGCCGACGAGGCGGTCACCGTCGCCCTCGGGTACGGCCAGCGGGCCGCCGGCCCGGTGGGCCACGGCGCCGGCTTCGACGCCTACGCGCTCCGCACGAGCGACGCGACCTGGTTCGCCGGCGGCGCGGAGCTGAAGAAGACGGGCAAGCGGACGGATCTCGCCGTCACCCAGGGTCACTTCTCCATGGAGGGGAGGGCGATCGCGCTCGCCCTCGACCTCGGGGAGCTCGACCACGCGAAGCCGGAGCTCGACGAGCACCGCGGCGAGGTGCCCACCATCCTCCAGCCCGTCGACTACTCCGGCGAGACCTACAAGTGGGGGATGTCGATCGACCTGTCGCGCTGCATCGGCTGCGGCGCGTGCACCGCGGCGTGCCAGGCGGAGAACAACATCCCGGTGGTCGGCAAGGAGCAGGTGCTCCGCAGCCGCGAGATGCACTGGATCCGCGTGGACCGCTACTTCGAGGGACCGGCGGACGACCCCAGGTCGGTCAGCCAGCCGCTCGCCTGCGTCCACTGCGAGATGGCGCCCTGCGAGTACGTCTGCCCCGTGAACGCCACCGTCCACTCGGACGAGGGCCTGAACGAGATGGTCTACAACCGCTGCGTCGGCACGCGGTACTGCTCGAACAACTGTCCGTACAAGGTGCGCCGCTTCAACTACCTCGATTACCGAGGGGAGATGGCGCCCACGCTGCAGATGCTCATGAACCCGGACGTCACCGTCCGGAGCCGCGGCGTGATGGAGAAGTGCACCTACTGCACCCAGCGCATCCAGCGCACCCGCATCGACGCCCGCGTGGCCGGCCGGAAGATCGGCCCGGACGAGGTCGTGCCCGCGTGCGGGCAGGCGTGCCCCGCGGAGGCGATCGTCTTCGGCAACCTCAACGACCCGCAGTCGCGCGTCTCGCGCAAGCACGCGGACGCCCGCCGGTACGACCTGCTGCACGAGCTCGGCACCCGGCCGCGCACCGCCTACCTCGTCAAGCTCCGCAACCCGAACCCCGAGCTCGCATGA
- the nrfD gene encoding NrfD/PsrC family molybdoenzyme membrane anchor subunit yields the protein MSTAQKTLEEAHALEGAPVLVGRPDDRALTESLLAPVLEPTRKGFVVLLVALLGGVGFWLVSLGTTLFVGIGAWGNNIPVAWAFDITNFVWWIGIGHAGTLISAILLLFQQRWRTSINRFAEAMTLFAVAMAGLYPIIHLGRPWLFWWLIPYPSTNQIWPNFKSALPWDVFAISTYGTVSFLFWYLGLIPDLATLRDAAKSRTRRIVYGIMSFGWRGSARHWQHYRVGYLLLAGLSTPLVVSVHTIVSFDFAISQLPGWHTTIFPPYFVAGAIFSGFAMVITLMIPARRVLGFKHVVTERHLDNMAKVILATGLMVSYGYAMEHFMAWYSGSGYEAFAFLNRWTGPYAPIWYMQLVCNVLAPQLFWFPSMRRSEVALFVVAILVNVGMWAERFVIIAVSLTRDFVPSSWAMYVPTWVDWGLLFGSMATFGLLFLLFLRFLPAIPIFEVKELRRELEHHGPGVHIQSPADAPGAHVEDPEEVP from the coding sequence ATGAGCACCGCCCAGAAGACGCTCGAAGAAGCCCACGCGCTCGAGGGTGCGCCGGTCCTCGTGGGCCGCCCCGACGATCGCGCCCTCACCGAGAGCCTGCTCGCGCCGGTCCTCGAGCCGACGCGCAAGGGCTTCGTCGTCCTGCTCGTCGCGCTGCTCGGCGGGGTGGGCTTCTGGCTCGTCTCGCTGGGGACGACCCTGTTCGTGGGCATCGGCGCCTGGGGCAACAACATCCCGGTCGCCTGGGCCTTCGACATCACCAACTTCGTCTGGTGGATCGGCATCGGCCACGCCGGCACGCTCATCAGCGCGATCCTCCTGCTCTTCCAGCAGCGGTGGCGCACCTCCATCAACCGCTTCGCGGAGGCGATGACGCTCTTCGCGGTGGCGATGGCGGGCCTCTACCCCATCATCCACCTCGGCCGCCCCTGGCTGTTCTGGTGGCTCATCCCGTACCCCTCGACGAACCAGATCTGGCCGAACTTCAAGAGCGCGCTCCCCTGGGACGTGTTCGCCATCTCGACCTACGGCACGGTCTCCTTCCTGTTCTGGTACCTCGGGCTCATCCCGGACCTCGCCACCCTGCGCGACGCCGCCAAGAGCCGCACCCGCCGGATCGTGTACGGGATCATGAGCTTCGGCTGGCGCGGGTCGGCGCGCCACTGGCAGCACTACCGCGTCGGCTACCTGCTCCTCGCCGGCCTGTCCACGCCGCTCGTCGTCTCCGTCCACACCATCGTCTCCTTCGACTTCGCCATCTCGCAGCTGCCCGGCTGGCACACGACGATCTTCCCGCCGTACTTCGTGGCGGGCGCGATCTTCAGCGGGTTCGCGATGGTGATCACGCTGATGATCCCGGCGCGCCGAGTGCTCGGCTTCAAGCACGTCGTCACCGAGCGTCACCTCGACAACATGGCGAAGGTGATCCTCGCGACCGGGCTGATGGTCAGCTACGGCTACGCGATGGAGCACTTCATGGCCTGGTACTCCGGGTCTGGGTACGAGGCCTTCGCGTTCCTGAACCGCTGGACCGGGCCCTACGCGCCCATCTGGTACATGCAGCTCGTCTGCAACGTGCTCGCGCCCCAGCTCTTCTGGTTCCCGTCGATGCGGCGCAGCGAGGTCGCGCTGTTCGTCGTCGCCATCCTGGTGAACGTCGGCATGTGGGCGGAGCGGTTCGTCATCATCGCCGTGTCCCTCACCCGCGACTTCGTCCCGTCCTCCTGGGCCATGTACGTGCCGACCTGGGTCGACTGGGGCCTGCTCTTCGGCTCCATGGCGACCTTCGGCCTCCTGTTCCTGCTCTTCCTCAGGTTCCTGCCCGCCATCCCGATCTTCGAGGTGAAGGAGCTCCGGCGCGAGCTCGAGCACCACGGGCCGGGCGTGCACATCCAGTCGCCGGCGGACGCCCCCGGCGCGCACGTCGAGGACCCGGAGGAGGTGCCATGA
- a CDS encoding DUF3341 domain-containing protein — MRAYVLGEFEREHALLDAARTLRARGEARLDIHSPYPLHGTDEALGLKRSTVPLVALIAGVTGAATGYFIQWYMVAFDWPINVGNRPPHSAPAFIPVTFELGVLFAALAIFFGLLGGYFGFPRTHHPVFEVEAFRSASIDALWLSAEVDGKDAEPLAEELRRLGARHVSIVPEAK; from the coding sequence ATGAGGGCCTACGTCCTCGGCGAGTTCGAGCGCGAGCACGCGCTCCTCGACGCGGCGCGGACGCTGCGCGCGCGCGGCGAGGCGAGGCTCGACATCCACTCCCCTTACCCGCTCCACGGCACCGACGAGGCGCTCGGGCTGAAGCGCTCCACCGTCCCGCTCGTGGCGCTGATCGCCGGCGTGACGGGGGCGGCCACCGGCTACTTCATCCAGTGGTACATGGTCGCGTTCGACTGGCCCATCAACGTCGGCAACCGCCCCCCGCACAGCGCGCCGGCCTTCATCCCGGTGACCTTCGAGCTCGGCGTGCTGTTCGCCGCGCTCGCCATCTTCTTCGGGCTGCTCGGCGGCTACTTCGGCTTCCCGCGCACGCACCACCCGGTCTTCGAGGTGGAGGCGTTCCGCTCGGCGAGCATCGACGCGCTGTGGCTCTCGGCCGAGGTGGACGGCAAGGACGCCGAGCCGCTCGCCGAGGAGCTGCGGCGGCTGGGCGCGCGCCACGTGTCCATCGTCCCGGAGGCGAAGTGA
- a CDS encoding cytochrome c, whose amino-acid sequence MKRIRLAAPLLLLLAACPRLDPMWDQPKVKAYQASPHYPDGLAMRAPPAGTVPHRPPVQPALATGRGPDGVPLAVSPLPPSAEVLARGRAKFDVHCAVCHGVLGDGESQLALNMSLRKPPSLHAYREVADGYIYQVITEGFGLMPSYAAELTVQERWAVVAYVRALQLSQNARLEQLPPEARERLDQETR is encoded by the coding sequence ATGAAGAGGATCCGCCTCGCCGCCCCGCTGCTGCTCCTCCTCGCCGCCTGCCCGCGGCTCGATCCGATGTGGGATCAGCCCAAGGTGAAGGCCTACCAGGCCAGCCCGCACTATCCGGACGGCCTGGCGATGCGCGCGCCGCCCGCCGGCACGGTGCCGCACCGCCCGCCCGTGCAGCCCGCCCTCGCGACGGGGCGCGGGCCGGACGGCGTGCCGCTGGCGGTGTCGCCGCTGCCGCCGTCCGCCGAGGTCCTGGCGCGCGGGCGCGCGAAGTTCGACGTCCACTGCGCCGTCTGCCACGGGGTCCTGGGCGACGGCGAGAGCCAGCTCGCGCTCAACATGTCGCTCCGCAAGCCGCCGTCGCTGCACGCCTACCGCGAGGTGGCGGACGGCTACATCTACCAGGTGATCACCGAGGGGTTCGGCCTCATGCCGTCGTACGCGGCGGAGCTGACGGTGCAGGAGCGGTGGGCGGTGGTCGCCTACGTGCGCGCGCTGCAGCTCTCGCAGAACGCCAGGCTGGAGCAGCTCCCGCCGGAGGCGCGCGAGCGCCTCGACCAGGAGACGCGATGA
- a CDS encoding SCO family protein — MTRRLAALAALLALAGPRPAAAQFWTREPPKGPPTDQPPAVLQDVGVEERLGNRVPLELTFTDWTGRPFRLGDAFDGHKPVVLTLVYYDCPMLCGLILSGMAKAMRENGLALGRDYAAVTVSFDPEEKPAQAAERRRGYLQSLGREDEGREWPFLVGTEQASRQLADAVGFRYAYDPATKEWAHIAAIFVLTPDGTVSRYLYGIEYPPKDFRLSVVEAADGKVGTSFDKFLLTCYRYDPASRKYEPYAWGFVRAGGLAVLLALSSLIGGLVWRERRGKARRTS, encoded by the coding sequence ATGACGCGCCGCCTGGCCGCCCTCGCCGCGCTCCTCGCGCTCGCCGGGCCGCGCCCGGCCGCGGCGCAGTTCTGGACGCGCGAGCCGCCGAAGGGCCCGCCCACCGATCAGCCGCCGGCGGTGCTGCAGGACGTGGGGGTCGAGGAGCGGCTCGGCAACCGCGTGCCGCTCGAGCTCACCTTCACGGACTGGACGGGCCGTCCGTTCCGGCTCGGCGACGCCTTCGACGGCCACAAGCCGGTGGTGCTCACCCTCGTCTACTACGACTGCCCCATGCTCTGCGGCCTCATCCTCTCCGGCATGGCGAAGGCCATGCGCGAGAACGGCCTCGCGCTGGGCCGGGACTACGCCGCGGTGACCGTCTCGTTCGATCCGGAGGAGAAGCCGGCGCAGGCGGCGGAGCGCCGCCGCGGCTACCTCCAGTCGCTCGGCCGCGAGGACGAGGGACGCGAGTGGCCGTTCCTCGTGGGCACGGAGCAGGCCTCCCGCCAGCTCGCCGACGCGGTGGGCTTCCGCTACGCGTACGACCCGGCCACCAAGGAGTGGGCGCACATCGCGGCGATCTTCGTGCTCACGCCGGACGGTACGGTGTCGCGCTACCTCTACGGCATCGAGTATCCGCCGAAGGACTTCCGGCTCTCGGTCGTCGAGGCCGCGGACGGCAAGGTCGGCACCAGCTTCGACAAGTTCCTCCTCACCTGTTACCGCTACGACCCCGCGTCCCGGAAGTACGAGCCGTACGCGTGGGGCTTCGTGCGCGCCGGGGGCCTCGCGGTGCTCCTCGCGCTCTCGAGCCTCATCGGCGGGCTCGTCTGGCGGGAGCGCAGGGGGAAGGCGAGGCGCACGTCATGA
- the coxB gene encoding cytochrome c oxidase subunit II, with protein sequence MNELLRRLLFLPEQASDYARQVDGLHYFIIATTMIAAAGVFLTAIFFFVRYRRRTGSDVTPHVAPRGIHEALFVGVPLALFLVWFAIGFPQYVKLQLPPKDAMDVFVQGKKWMWKFAYAGGPSSIDTLRVPAGRPVRLLITSRDVIHSFYVPALRVKMDALPGRYTQTWFQAEKAGRYEIFCTEYCGLGHSAMLGELVVMPQEEFDVWIAEQRRGAAAVAQDSSPSGERVMPAANIAEEGRRVASEQGCLKCHSVDGTRHIGPTWVDLYLRQERLKDGKTIVADEAYLTKSMMDPAAEIVAGFQNVMPTYQGRLSPPEVAAVVEYIKTLKTQAVRSGPSEGPVYESIPRPQ encoded by the coding sequence ATGAACGAGCTCCTCCGCAGGCTCCTGTTCCTCCCGGAGCAGGCATCGGACTACGCCCGGCAGGTCGACGGGCTGCACTACTTCATCATCGCCACGACGATGATCGCGGCGGCGGGGGTGTTCCTCACCGCGATCTTCTTCTTCGTCCGCTACCGGCGGCGCACGGGCAGCGACGTGACGCCCCACGTCGCGCCGCGCGGGATCCACGAGGCGCTCTTCGTGGGCGTGCCCCTCGCGCTGTTCCTCGTGTGGTTCGCGATCGGCTTCCCCCAGTACGTGAAGCTCCAGCTGCCGCCCAAGGACGCGATGGACGTCTTCGTGCAGGGCAAGAAGTGGATGTGGAAGTTCGCCTACGCGGGCGGCCCGAGCTCGATCGACACGCTGCGGGTGCCGGCGGGCCGCCCGGTGCGGCTGCTCATCACCTCGCGAGACGTCATCCACTCGTTCTACGTGCCGGCGCTGCGCGTGAAGATGGACGCGCTGCCCGGGCGCTACACGCAGACCTGGTTCCAGGCCGAGAAGGCCGGCCGCTACGAGATCTTCTGCACGGAGTACTGCGGGCTCGGCCACTCCGCCATGCTGGGCGAGCTCGTGGTGATGCCGCAGGAGGAGTTCGACGTCTGGATCGCCGAGCAGCGCCGCGGCGCCGCCGCGGTGGCGCAGGACTCCTCGCCCTCCGGCGAGCGCGTGATGCCGGCGGCGAACATCGCCGAGGAGGGGCGCCGCGTCGCCTCCGAGCAGGGCTGCCTCAAGTGCCACAGCGTGGACGGCACCCGGCACATCGGGCCGACCTGGGTGGACCTCTACCTCCGCCAGGAGAGGCTGAAGGACGGCAAGACGATCGTCGCCGACGAGGCGTACCTCACGAAGTCGATGATGGACCCCGCCGCGGAGATCGTGGCCGGGTTCCAGAACGTCATGCCCACCTACCAGGGCAGGCTGTCGCCCCCCGAGGTGGCGGCGGTCGTCGAGTACATCAAGACCCTCAAGACGCAGGCGGTCCGCTCCGGCCCGTCGGAAGGCCCGGTCTATGAATCCATCCCTCGCCCGCAGTGA